In the Solanum pennellii chromosome 5, SPENNV200 genome, one interval contains:
- the LOC107020157 gene encoding F-box protein At5g03970-like, which translates to MESLKDNVMTVSSDEFENNIMADAEEFSLAIQQQDNGTHKEWNEVSKLPADYIRREDMKIKDVAMKHVLPFLPGKSLMKFRAVSNEWNHWIDCPLLAYQQNTSFKKLSGYFHQIVDVDIQSDPNFLSLDHSANGVPNPSLGFLPEGIKILSSSSGLLLCQGLESYYVCNPLTEDWKCIPPHQYYHGSDPAFILAFDPEGNIESYFHLVAVVPLLDQPVVFFEIYSSQSNSWRRSSSECLELEDTSLVGGGLYMKGMGYWSTTSNGVLAFDVKNEVAAVLRVPIPPGRYGALSQVNDELSYITVYNDCGDVFMLDIYRGMDMSLNRSVCVNLGHKKSRQALEKDLFIDNGNVLCNVLPCINSGDDIVVIWTTERIYLYYLSGQKVETIMTPGQLNPKRRFIPYTNSLAAIHELKN; encoded by the exons ATGGAATCATTGAAGGACAACGTGATGACTGTTAGCTCTGATGAGTTTGAGAATAATATCATGGCTGATGCTGAGGAATTTTCTCTAGCTATTCAACAACAGGACAATGGGACTCACAAG GAATGGAATGAAGTATCAAAATTACCTGCAGACTACATCAGGAGAGAGGATATGAAGATAAAAGATGTGGCGATGAAACACGTGTTGCCTTTCCTTCCTGGCAAGTCCTTGATGAAGTTTCGAGCAGTGTCCAATGAATGGAATCATTGGATAGATTGTCCGTTATTGGCATACCAGCAAAACACTTCATTCAAGAAACTTTCAGGCTACTTTCATCAGATTGTGGATGTGGATATCCAATCTGATCCCAACTTCTTGTCTTTGGATCATTCTGCTAATGGAGTCCCCAATCCTTCCCTAGGTTTCTTGCCTGAAGGGATTAAAATTCTCAGTTCTAGCAGCGGGTTGCTCCTTTGCCAGGGGTTGGAGAGTTATTACGTTTGCAATCCTTTGACCGAAGATTGGAAATGTATCCCTCCTCATCAATATTATCACGGATCTGATCCAGCTTTCATTCTTGCGTTTGATCCTGAGGGTAATATTGAATCTTATTTTCACCTTGTCGCTGTTGTCCCTCTTCTTGATCAACCAGTTGTATTCTTTGAGATTTACTCGTCTCAATCAAATTCGTGGAGGCGCTCTTCTTCAGAGTGTCTTGAGTTAGAAGATACAAGTCTTGTTGGTGGGGGATTATATATGAAGGGGATGGGATACTGGAGTACAACATCAAATGGTGTGCTAGCATTTGATGTGAAAAATGAGGTTGCAGCAGTTCTACGTGTGCCTATTCCACCTGGGAGATATGGTGCGTTGAGTCAGGTAAATGATGAGCTATCCTATATAACTGTTTACAATGATTGCGGGGATGTTTTTATGTTAGATATCTACAGAGGAATGGACATGAGCCTGAATCGTAGTGTGTGCGTAAATCTTGGACACAAGAAGTCTCGGCAAGCATTGGAGAAAGATTTGTTTATTGACAATGGTAATGTGTTGTGTAATGTATTACCGTGTATAAACAGTGGTGATGATATTGTGGTGATCTGGACAACTGAAAGGATATATCTTTATTACCTGAGTGGGCAAAAGGTGGAGACCATTATGACTCCAGGACAATTGAATCCCAAGAGAAGATTCATACCGTACACAAATAGCCTTGCTGCGATACATGAGTTGAAGAACTAG
- the LOC107018913 gene encoding uncharacterized protein LOC107018913 — protein sequence METRRPISIGAQQPETLGQDDDDLSDSESESESEEGIQELEEEIRELEQQVQQMAEKIVDFRSTLPGQLKTTLDSILTAQRPLFDTPESQPGCSNQPPTSDAEELGAALAGEVQKEAEKAQLLKQKITSNASAIPIVLNRMKEGMAKIDKLQSSNKIIHPAFRRGRSSR from the exons ATGGAAACGAGAAGACCCATTTCGATCGGAGCACAGCAGCCGGAAACCCTAGGCCAAGACGACGATGACTTGTCGGATTCGGAGTCGGAGTCGGAGTCGGAAGAAGGGATACAAGAACTGGAAGAAGAAATACGGGAACTGGAACAACAAGTTCAACAAATGGCTGAGAAAATTGTGGATTTCAGGAGTACACTTCCGGGTCAGCTTAAAACTACTCTCGATTCCATTCTTACTGCTCAAAGACCCCTTTTTGATACCCCCGAATCTCAACCTGGCTGCTCCAATCAACCACCTACATCTG ACGCTGAAGAGCTTGGTGCCGCGTTAGCTGGAGAGGTGCAGAAAGAAGCTGAAAAAGCACAGCTCCTTAAGCAGAAGATAACAAGTAATGCATCTGCCATACCTATTGTATTGAACAGAATGAAGGAAGGTATGGCAAAGATTGACAAACTACAGTCTAGCAATAAAATTATTCATCCTGCCTTTAGAAGGGGTAGATCTAGCCGATAA